A part of Myxococcus landrumus genomic DNA contains:
- a CDS encoding SRPBCC domain-containing protein, giving the protein MTTEQRARVTTFLAVEPDVAFAVFTEETDLWWRRGPRFRGSSAPTSVVRFEGGPGGRLLEEDPAGVFEIGRVLAWEPGARLSFEWRGRNFAPGELTQVDVRFESADGGTRVILEHRGWEALRPDHPVWHGLEVAAFLEMMGMWWGGLALSLRTVSLKSTPRVESERK; this is encoded by the coding sequence ATGACCACCGAGCAGCGCGCCCGGGTGACGACCTTCCTCGCGGTGGAGCCGGACGTGGCCTTCGCCGTCTTCACGGAGGAGACCGACCTGTGGTGGCGCAGGGGGCCTCGCTTCCGAGGCTCCTCCGCGCCCACCAGCGTGGTGCGCTTCGAGGGCGGGCCGGGCGGCAGGCTGCTGGAGGAGGACCCCGCGGGCGTCTTCGAGATTGGCCGCGTGCTGGCGTGGGAGCCCGGTGCGCGGCTGAGCTTCGAGTGGCGCGGCAGGAACTTCGCGCCCGGAGAGCTCACCCAGGTGGACGTGCGCTTCGAGTCCGCCGACGGCGGCACCCGCGTCATCCTGGAGCACCGGGGCTGGGAGGCCCTCCGTCCGGACCATCCGGTGTGGCATGGCCTGGAGGTGGCCGCCTTCCTGGAGATGATGGGCATGTGGTGGGGCGGCCTCGCGTTGTCGCTCCGCACCGTGAGCCTGAAGTCGACGCCCCGCGTCGAATCCGAGCGGAAGTAG
- a CDS encoding Hint domain-containing protein, protein MKLYSRFSVPVTAALPLVALATSAWAGALRSPDRGLDRATLVEDSQYMRRVFEAKSRGATGEAIAIDLADPGQYRFVMNRLRGSGKSAANSPKLFQRLGMAREKALARKAGGGEASLTSLVNNWGCDHFLTLTRGVTTANVRTYTSNPWASCLNGASYVYTDIVAYNSNMPETESTVVDSASGEEYAAGQSFEDVVVRPAIPINQDRQVILDTMMIAMNENTGEEVVTFARGASAATTAGADLTMIHPRLSVPGSMKFNTELCQMRGGIDCDYAAVSNTLAPSGSNPATGVALRNTAVTTSWVGDAANNFPVSGAWNATHVYVPTQFTFNAGSKNGVACVIKEIMPGSKVRLVKPITGGTCMSQMDLAPALAGAINSTSANVKILSDLSRETSIAGTGVENCATQAVINQAVEYVITVSTKVNCGTAANTPATVTVRMMSDERYRYGLMVWNSCMAEGTKVVLADGRTVPVEQVKRGARIVTNEKGETLTVTDVQVGGELEPMVNLQDDKGHKVSLTDKHPVIMADGKAVAAGKLKVSDRVSTRDGVATLTSVTREKYAGKVYNFNLGTAAELARAGKDANTLFANGFRVGDNKMQGDLTAPVADSRDVLERLPASWHQDFAHSAAFVAGQR, encoded by the coding sequence ATGAAGCTGTACTCGCGTTTCTCAGTACCTGTCACGGCGGCGCTGCCGCTCGTTGCGCTCGCGACGTCCGCCTGGGCCGGCGCGTTGCGCTCCCCGGACCGGGGGTTGGACCGCGCGACCCTGGTGGAGGATTCGCAGTACATGCGCCGCGTCTTCGAGGCGAAGTCTCGCGGCGCGACGGGCGAGGCCATCGCCATCGACCTGGCCGACCCGGGCCAATACCGCTTCGTGATGAACCGCCTGCGTGGCTCCGGCAAGTCGGCCGCCAACTCGCCCAAGCTGTTCCAGCGCCTGGGCATGGCGCGTGAGAAGGCCCTGGCGCGCAAGGCCGGCGGCGGGGAAGCGAGCCTGACGTCCCTGGTGAACAACTGGGGCTGTGACCACTTCCTCACGCTGACCCGCGGCGTCACCACCGCCAACGTGCGCACCTACACGAGCAACCCCTGGGCCTCGTGCCTCAACGGCGCCAGCTACGTGTACACGGACATCGTCGCGTACAACTCGAACATGCCGGAGACGGAGTCCACCGTCGTCGACTCGGCGTCGGGCGAGGAGTACGCCGCCGGCCAGAGCTTCGAGGACGTCGTCGTGCGTCCGGCCATCCCCATCAACCAGGACCGGCAGGTCATCCTCGACACGATGATGATCGCCATGAACGAGAACACGGGCGAGGAGGTCGTCACCTTCGCGCGCGGCGCGTCGGCGGCGACGACGGCGGGCGCGGACCTGACGATGATTCACCCGCGGCTGTCGGTGCCCGGCAGCATGAAGTTCAACACCGAGCTGTGCCAGATGCGCGGCGGCATCGACTGTGACTACGCCGCGGTGAGCAACACGCTCGCGCCGTCGGGCAGCAACCCGGCGACGGGCGTCGCCCTGCGCAACACGGCCGTCACCACGAGCTGGGTGGGTGACGCGGCCAACAACTTCCCCGTCTCCGGGGCGTGGAACGCGACGCACGTGTACGTGCCCACGCAGTTCACGTTCAACGCCGGCAGCAAGAACGGCGTGGCGTGTGTCATCAAGGAAATCATGCCGGGCTCCAAGGTGCGTCTGGTGAAGCCCATCACGGGCGGCACCTGCATGAGCCAGATGGACCTGGCCCCCGCGCTGGCCGGCGCCATCAACAGCACCTCCGCCAACGTGAAGATTCTGTCGGACCTGTCGCGTGAGACGTCCATCGCCGGCACCGGCGTGGAGAACTGCGCCACGCAGGCCGTCATCAACCAGGCGGTGGAGTACGTCATCACCGTGAGCACCAAGGTGAACTGCGGCACGGCGGCCAACACGCCCGCCACCGTGACGGTGCGCATGATGAGCGATGAGCGCTACCGCTACGGCCTGATGGTGTGGAACAGCTGCATGGCGGAGGGCACGAAGGTGGTGCTCGCCGACGGCCGCACCGTCCCCGTGGAGCAGGTCAAGCGCGGCGCGCGCATCGTGACGAACGAGAAGGGCGAGACGCTCACCGTGACGGACGTCCAGGTCGGCGGCGAGCTGGAGCCCATGGTGAACCTGCAGGACGACAAGGGCCACAAGGTCAGCCTCACCGACAAGCACCCCGTCATCATGGCCGACGGCAAGGCCGTGGCCGCGGGCAAGCTCAAGGTGAGCGACCGCGTCAGCACCCGCGACGGCGTCGCCACGCTGACCTCCGTCACCCGCGAGAAGTACGCGGGCAAGGTGTACAACTTCAACCTGGGCACCGCGGCGGAGCTGGCGCGCGCGGGCAAGGACGCCAACACGCTGTTCGCCAACGGCTTCCGCGTGGGCGACAACAAGATGCAGGGCGACCTGACGGCGCCCGTCGCGGACTCGCGCGACGTGCTGGAGCGTCTGCCGGCCTCGTGGCACCAGGACTTCGCGCACTCGGCGGCGTTCGTGGCCGGTCAGCGCTAG
- the thiL gene encoding thiamine-phosphate kinase has translation MPGEFDFIRRFLSHFPKARVPVGPGDDCAVLAPSRGPLCVTTDCVVEDVHFTRASFSPADIGHKALAVNLSDVASMGATPRWFLCSLALPKGFPLVHLTGLARGMAALAREHRIDLVGGNFTSARELSITITATGELSRPPLTRAGARPGDWLYVSGTLGDARLGLAHLRAGVTRGASVRRQRRPQPRVALGQLAARFASAALDVSDGLAQDLGHLCTASHVRATLELGRLPMSAVVRRELGPEGALAGGEDYELLLAVPSRRGKAFEQACARGGHDITRVGEVSRGSGWVILDEAGHAVRRPGGFDHFGSASGVD, from the coding sequence ATGCCTGGTGAGTTCGACTTCATCCGCCGCTTCTTGAGCCACTTCCCCAAGGCCCGCGTCCCCGTGGGCCCAGGGGATGACTGCGCGGTGCTGGCGCCTTCGCGCGGGCCGCTGTGTGTCACCACGGATTGCGTGGTGGAGGACGTGCACTTCACCCGCGCCTCCTTCTCTCCCGCGGACATCGGCCACAAGGCCCTGGCGGTGAACCTCTCCGATGTGGCGTCCATGGGCGCCACGCCGCGCTGGTTCCTGTGCTCGCTCGCGCTGCCCAAGGGCTTCCCGCTTGTGCACCTCACGGGCCTGGCGCGAGGCATGGCCGCGCTCGCGCGCGAGCACCGCATCGACCTGGTGGGCGGCAACTTCACCTCCGCGCGCGAGCTGTCCATCACCATCACCGCCACCGGAGAGCTGTCTCGCCCTCCACTCACTCGCGCGGGCGCTCGGCCCGGTGACTGGCTCTATGTGTCCGGCACGCTGGGCGACGCGCGGCTGGGACTGGCCCACTTGCGGGCGGGCGTCACCCGGGGCGCCTCGGTGCGCCGCCAGCGCCGACCCCAGCCTCGCGTGGCCCTGGGCCAGCTCGCGGCGCGTTTCGCATCCGCTGCACTGGATGTTTCCGATGGCCTTGCACAAGACCTGGGGCATCTGTGCACCGCTTCACACGTGCGGGCGACGCTGGAGCTGGGGCGGCTGCCCATGTCGGCGGTGGTGCGACGGGAGCTGGGGCCGGAGGGCGCGCTGGCGGGGGGAGAGGACTACGAGCTGCTCCTGGCGGTGCCCTCTCGTCGAGGGAAGGCGTTCGAGCAGGCATGTGCTCGAGGGGGGCACGACATCACTCGCGTGGGGGAGGTGAGCCGGGGTTCAGGATGGGTGATCCTCGATGAAGCCGGACACGCGGTGCGGCGGCCGGGCGGGTTCGACCACTTCGGGTCCGCATCCGGGGTGGATTGA
- a CDS encoding methyl-accepting chemotaxis protein, giving the protein MTPRREPVQRLLRAVDGPRAAREVSLHRRILNGYVVLGLLLTVWMFTSDVLFRELSPGPAVWKDVLRVGVAILITGVAAALLPSLLARVTRVKVLSRSAYEISQGDLSKPVAAEGGRMRDEIDELTGAIIRMQENLRELVGKIQETAKSVADTAIDLQRSAENVNGSTEEVGSSMNIIASGAESQSQLVSKASKVITEMASSIQRTTVSAEDAARTTAETSSAAEDGSKAARLAGDKVKKVFNRIESASQQVFAFGEKTQEISKIVDAITQVAQQTNLLALNATIEAARAGEYGRGFAVVADEVRKLAESAGRSAEQISKLARDISGQSTSVVSAMREGIAELAEGREDLTNIVRSMGAITDTIRKGSEKVHLISESAREQHKGSEEMVKAIEEIKLVARNNAASTEAIQSVIQEQTAAVSRMTSLASELTNLSVELQSVVRSFRLGP; this is encoded by the coding sequence TTGACTCCCCGCCGCGAGCCCGTGCAGCGGCTGCTGCGCGCGGTGGACGGCCCTCGCGCGGCGCGTGAGGTCTCGCTCCACCGGAGGATTCTCAACGGCTACGTGGTGCTGGGGCTCCTGCTCACCGTCTGGATGTTCACCTCGGACGTGCTGTTCCGGGAGCTGAGCCCGGGCCCGGCGGTGTGGAAGGACGTGCTGCGCGTGGGCGTGGCCATCCTCATCACCGGCGTGGCGGCGGCGCTGCTGCCCTCGCTGCTGGCGCGCGTGACTCGCGTGAAGGTGCTCAGCCGCTCCGCCTACGAGATTTCGCAGGGCGACCTGTCCAAGCCCGTGGCCGCCGAGGGCGGCCGGATGCGCGACGAAATCGACGAGCTGACGGGCGCCATCATCCGCATGCAGGAGAACCTGCGCGAGCTGGTGGGCAAGATTCAGGAGACGGCGAAGAGCGTGGCCGACACGGCCATCGACCTGCAGCGCTCGGCGGAGAACGTCAACGGCTCCACGGAGGAAGTGGGCTCGTCGATGAACATCATCGCGAGCGGCGCGGAGTCGCAGTCGCAGCTGGTCTCCAAGGCGTCCAAGGTCATCACGGAGATGGCCAGCAGCATCCAGCGCACCACGGTGAGCGCGGAGGACGCGGCGCGCACCACGGCGGAGACGAGCAGCGCGGCGGAGGACGGCTCCAAGGCGGCGCGGCTCGCGGGCGACAAGGTGAAGAAGGTCTTCAACCGCATCGAGTCCGCCAGCCAGCAGGTGTTCGCCTTCGGTGAGAAGACGCAGGAAATCTCCAAGATTGTCGACGCGATTACCCAGGTCGCGCAGCAGACGAACCTGCTCGCGCTGAACGCCACCATCGAGGCGGCGCGCGCGGGTGAGTACGGCCGCGGCTTCGCGGTTGTCGCCGACGAGGTCCGCAAGCTGGCCGAGAGCGCGGGCCGCTCCGCCGAGCAGATCTCCAAGCTGGCGCGCGACATCTCCGGCCAGTCCACCTCCGTGGTGAGCGCCATGCGCGAGGGCATCGCGGAGCTGGCCGAGGGCCGCGAGGACCTGACCAACATCGTGCGCTCCATGGGCGCCATCACCGACACCATCCGCAAGGGCTCCGAGAAGGTGCACCTCATCTCCGAGAGCGCCCGCGAGCAGCACAAGGGCAGCGAGGAGATGGTGAAGGCCATCGAGGAGATCAAGCTGGTGGCGCGCAACAACGCGGCCTCCACCGAGGCCATCCAGTCCGTCATCCAGGAGCAGACCGCCGCCGTGTCCCGGATGACGTCGCTGGCCAGTGAGCTGACCAACCTGTCCGTCGAGCTGCAGAGTGTCGTTCGCAGCTTCCGCCTGGGACCATGA
- a CDS encoding MmcQ/YjbR family DNA-binding protein encodes MTATSNARLRAAEDRLREVMLSFPDVTEEFPWGHRTAKVRGKMFAILVLDDRGLHVTTKLPESHEAALMFPFAEPTGYGLGKSGWVSARFAPGQEVPVELMAQWMRESFHAVAPKSVLNAVKDAPARSPQVKKSTPAKKAPAAKTAPAAKKAPAKKAPAAKKTPVKKAPAKKGVPGVKRARTPRRARA; translated from the coding sequence ATGACCGCGACTTCCAATGCCAGGCTGCGCGCCGCCGAGGACCGGCTGCGCGAGGTGATGTTGTCGTTCCCCGACGTCACGGAAGAGTTTCCGTGGGGACATCGCACCGCGAAGGTGCGGGGGAAGATGTTCGCCATCCTGGTGCTGGATGACCGGGGGCTCCACGTCACCACCAAGCTGCCCGAGTCCCACGAGGCCGCGCTGATGTTCCCCTTCGCCGAGCCCACCGGCTATGGCCTGGGCAAGAGCGGCTGGGTCTCCGCGCGCTTCGCCCCGGGTCAGGAAGTGCCCGTGGAGCTCATGGCCCAGTGGATGCGCGAGAGCTTCCACGCCGTGGCCCCCAAGTCCGTGCTCAATGCGGTCAAGGATGCCCCGGCTCGTTCGCCCCAGGTGAAGAAGTCCACTCCGGCGAAGAAGGCTCCGGCGGCGAAGACGGCCCCCGCGGCGAAGAAGGCTCCCGCGAAGAAGGCCCCCGCGGCGAAGAAGACCCCCGTGAAGAAGGCCCCGGCGAAGAAAG